One Photobacterium sp. TY1-4 genomic window carries:
- a CDS encoding GMP reductase: MRIEQDLKLGFKDVLFRPKRSTLKSRSQVELTRDFTFKHSGRQWSGVPIIAANMDSVGSFDMAKALAQHKVMTAVHKHYTVEDWAGFIRDNDASVLNNVMVSTGTSDADFQKTKDIMALSDDLIFICIDIANGYSEHLVEYVERVRAAFPDKVISAGNVVTGDMCEELILAGADIVKVGIGPGSVCTTRVKTGVGYPQLSAIIECGDAAHGLGGQIIGDGGCTCAGDVSKAFGGGADFVMLGGMLAGHEESNGEIVEQNGEMFMKFYGMSSQSAMDKHSGGVANYRAAEGKTVLLTFRGPVENTIQDIMGGVRSTCTYVGAAKLKELTKRTTFIRVREQENNVYGKE, translated from the coding sequence ATGCGTATCGAACAAGACTTGAAATTGGGTTTTAAAGATGTTCTGTTTCGTCCAAAACGTTCAACCCTCAAAAGCCGCTCTCAAGTTGAATTAACCCGCGATTTTACATTCAAGCATAGCGGTCGTCAATGGTCTGGTGTCCCTATTATTGCTGCCAATATGGATTCCGTGGGTAGCTTTGACATGGCGAAAGCCCTGGCGCAACACAAAGTCATGACCGCAGTCCATAAACACTACACCGTTGAAGACTGGGCCGGCTTTATCCGTGACAACGACGCCAGCGTGCTGAACAATGTCATGGTGTCGACCGGTACGTCTGATGCCGACTTCCAGAAAACCAAAGACATCATGGCCCTGAGCGATGATCTCATCTTCATCTGCATCGATATTGCCAACGGCTACTCGGAGCACCTGGTCGAGTACGTTGAGCGAGTCCGCGCCGCCTTCCCGGACAAAGTGATCAGTGCCGGAAACGTCGTGACCGGTGATATGTGTGAAGAGCTGATTCTGGCCGGTGCCGATATCGTGAAAGTGGGCATTGGACCGGGCTCGGTCTGCACTACCCGCGTGAAAACCGGTGTCGGTTACCCGCAGCTGTCTGCAATCATCGAATGTGGCGATGCCGCACACGGCCTGGGCGGCCAGATCATCGGCGACGGCGGCTGTACTTGTGCCGGTGATGTCTCCAAAGCCTTTGGTGGCGGTGCCGACTTCGTGATGCTGGGCGGCATGCTGGCCGGCCACGAAGAAAGCAACGGTGAAATTGTCGAGCAGAACGGTGAAATGTTCATGAAGTTCTATGGGATGTCATCTCAGAGCGCGATGGACAAACACTCCGGCGGCGTCGCCAACTACCGTGCTGCTGAAGGAAAAACCGTCCTGTTAACATTCCGTGGCCCGGTTGAAAACACCATCCAGGACATCATGGGCGGCGTGCGCTCAACCTGCACCTACGTTGGCGCGGCGAAGCTCAAAGAGCTGACCAAGCGCACCACCTTCATCCGCGTTCGCGAGCAGGAAAACAACGTTTACGGGAAAGAGTAA
- a CDS encoding RBBP9/YdeN family alpha/beta hydrolase, with translation MTLQPNTTVLIVPGLRDHVEDHWQTLLANRLPNVRTVPPLEVDRLSCTARIDAIQRELDNIDGPVILVAHSAGVLMVTHWATKYQRQIKGALLAAPPDLNATWPEQYPSPATLNENGWSPLPLLKLPFPSLVAASTNDHLASFEAVQSMAEQWGSELVNLGDVGHLNPASGFGDWPLAEKLIASLDI, from the coding sequence GTGACTCTACAGCCAAATACAACTGTATTAATTGTACCGGGGCTTCGTGATCACGTCGAGGATCACTGGCAAACTCTGCTTGCGAACCGCTTGCCGAATGTTCGAACCGTGCCGCCACTGGAAGTGGATAGGTTAAGCTGTACAGCCCGCATTGATGCCATTCAGCGCGAGCTGGATAACATTGATGGTCCTGTTATTCTGGTCGCGCATAGCGCAGGTGTCTTAATGGTTACCCACTGGGCCACCAAATATCAGCGCCAAATTAAAGGGGCGCTGTTGGCTGCTCCGCCGGATCTCAATGCGACTTGGCCAGAGCAGTATCCTTCGCCAGCCACACTGAATGAAAATGGCTGGAGCCCATTACCGTTGCTAAAACTGCCTTTCCCGAGCCTTGTGGCTGCCAGTACTAATGATCATCTGGCCAGCTTTGAAGCGGTGCAGTCTATGGCTGAACAGTGGGGAAGTGAGCTGGTCAATCTGGGTGATGTCGGCCATTTGAATCCAGCGTCAGGGTTCGGCGACTGGCCTTTGGCTGAGAAATTGATTGCCTCGTTAGATATTTAG
- a CDS encoding DsbA family protein: MTQSLTIDVYFDFICPWCLIGKKYLDKALEQLTRENPQLDVDIRWHGVQLLTELPLAGVPFREFYLQRLGGVSAVELRQRQVRQAAAAAGTSIDFSTIKKIPNTKLAHRLFRQVGNLGDAARQTVLLERMFAAYFHLGEDLSDPSTLLMISEECGYTHSEIDVDAHLDGHMVIQAADRPLATSVPYFVIKGQHAISGAQSADVLADACRYVLYSSSPSCVNLPIS; encoded by the coding sequence ATGACTCAATCGCTGACGATTGACGTTTACTTTGACTTTATTTGTCCCTGGTGTCTGATTGGCAAGAAATATCTGGATAAGGCACTGGAACAACTAACCCGTGAAAATCCGCAGCTTGACGTGGATATCCGCTGGCACGGGGTACAATTGCTCACAGAGTTGCCGTTAGCTGGGGTGCCGTTTCGTGAGTTTTACTTACAGCGCCTTGGGGGTGTATCTGCCGTTGAGCTACGTCAGCGGCAAGTCCGGCAAGCCGCAGCGGCGGCTGGAACGTCGATAGATTTCAGCACAATCAAAAAAATTCCCAATACTAAGTTGGCTCACCGTCTGTTCAGACAAGTAGGGAACTTGGGGGATGCCGCACGACAAACCGTATTGTTAGAGAGGATGTTCGCCGCTTATTTCCATCTCGGTGAAGATTTGAGCGATCCCAGCACTCTGTTGATGATTAGTGAGGAATGTGGATACACACACTCGGAAATCGACGTTGATGCACATTTGGATGGCCATATGGTGATCCAAGCAGCAGATCGGCCGTTAGCCACTTCCGTTCCCTATTTTGTGATCAAGGGCCAGCACGCCATCAGTGGTGCTCAGTCTGCTGATGTCTTGGCCGACGCGTGCCGATATGTCTTATACAGCAGTTCCCCGAGCTGCGTGAACCTTCCAATAAGTTGA